A genomic segment from Sciurus carolinensis chromosome 1, mSciCar1.2, whole genome shotgun sequence encodes:
- the Miip gene encoding migration and invasion-inhibitory protein isoform X3 produces MPLSPKTSSISSQASGSQDRHHMWDPLEARGDDPCDVTWLDRVRSRVVSQPPIKCQHLEPLGQPRSHSAPSLTSIDSKKPAPSAGLHDPAPRSIPAESKQSKSRVTFCQEPAISESNWRLWPYLGYDWIVESLDSSSPVTSKPEAFFSRLRQFRETNREECVHSAPEPQFPGLCDSGDEEADHECVYCYRVNRRLFLVPLDPGVPCRLCGTPRDQRGPDTLAEPTQVRVSLPLSILDPPHQYPVHRRKSFDASDTLALPRHCLLGWDILPPKSEKSTAPKSLDLWSSVTETRQQEPPASSSSRLALPVRVPPPTPVWLEPQVTWPRALRQKP; encoded by the exons CACATGTGGGACCCACTGGAGGCCCGTGGAGATGACCCCTGTGATGTGACCTGGCTTGACAGGGTCAGGTCAAGGGTGGTGTCTCAACCACCTATCAAGTGCCAACACCTGGAGCCCTTGGGCCAACCCAGGTCCCACTCAGCACCCTCACTGACCTCCATAGACTCTAAGAAGCCAGCACCTTCAGCAGGGCTACATGATCCAGCCCCAAGATCCATCCCGGCTGAAAGCAAGCAGTCCAAG TCCAGAGTGACCTTCTGCCAGGAGCCTGCCATATCTGAGAGCAACTGGCGCCTCTGGCCATACCTGGGCTATGACTGGATTGTAG AGTCTCTGGACAGCAGCTCCCCCGTCACCAGCAAGCCCGAGGCCTTCTTCTCCAGGCTGCGGCAGTTCCGGGAGACCAACAGGGAGGAGTGCGTTCACAGCGCCCCCGA ACCCCAGTTCCCAGGCCTGTGTGACAGCGGCGATGAGGAGGCGGACCACGAAT GTGTGTACTGTTACCGGGTCAACCGGCGCCTGTTTCTGGTGCCCTTGGATCCTGGCGTCCCCTGCCGCCTGTGCGGGACACCACGGGACCAGCGGGGCCCTGACACCCTGGCGGAGCCCACTCAGGTCAG GGTGAGCCTCCCGCTGTCCATCCTGGACCCCCCACACCAGTACCCAGTCCACCGGCGGAAGAGCTTCGATGCTTCGGACACACTCGCTCTGCCCCGG CACTGTCTGCTGGGCTGGGACATCCTTCCTCCAAAGTCCGAGAAGAGTACAGCTCCCAAGAGCCTTGACCTATGGTCCTCAGTCACCGAGACCCGGCAGCAGGAGCCGCCAGCATCCAGCTCTTCCCGCCTG GCCTTGCCAGTGCGGGTCCCACCCCCTACTCCTGTCTGGTTAGAACCCCAGGTCACCTGGCCCCGTGCCCTGCGGCAGAAGCCCTGA